A region of the Acidobacteriota bacterium genome:
CGGACGTTGAAGTGATCGCGCCCCTGACGCCATCCAGTCGAAGCGTCTTCAGGGATCTGGGGTTCGGAGCGGGGGAAGCAGAGAAGCTCAAGCTCCGTTCCACGCTCATCGGCCACATCCGCCGACGGATGAAGTCGCGTGGGCTCACCCAGAGTGAGGCCGCCCGTGCCATGCAGGTCTCACAACGTCGGCGCGAACGTGCGCCTTGAGGTGACGCCCCGGCGCCGGAAGGGGTGCGTCGCATGACGCGGTCCAGGGTGGAGCGCAGGATCAAGAGGCACGTGTTCGGTCGGTGAGTCGCCTCGCCAACGCCAGAGAAGCGCAGAGGCGTGCAGGTCGCGGGTGGCATCACCGGCGCGAGCGGATCGAAGATGCTGGATCGGTCGCACGGCGGTTCCGTTCAAGAAGCACCCTCGGACGGGCTCGGCAGGTAGACGAATACTACACGAAAGTCACCGAGCGCGTCAAGAGAAT
Encoded here:
- a CDS encoding XRE family transcriptional regulator, encoding MRRAGETDVEVIAPLTPSSRSVFRDLGFGAGEAEKLKLRSTLIGHIRRRMKSRGLTQSEAARAMQVSQRRRERAP